The Lewinellaceae bacterium genome includes a region encoding these proteins:
- a CDS encoding CPBP family intramembrane metalloprotease: MKNIFQRLFIRVIGLFLILYIPMYVITFSAYFLGVNDYNKLNINYDSYLLLLNILTWFPFVIFTVFTLMYISIRNNKIAFVIRKGGEVKKVIISFVLAYFILSIMDPFYHNFNLEDAPIFKFNSISFEDIFLDLLLVLIIAPIFEELFFRDLLLVPFLKKNQMLLGAFVTSMLYSVSHFYVTNDNYDLDYLSLMNYFLIGIIFSILRIKYGILFAFLAHFFYNSLLLLDNLGVVDLHLFHYIVNHQVYWLTYIICVSLVLFICVKLLSSVKFDARNLSTKK; the protein is encoded by the coding sequence GTGAAAAATATTTTTCAAAGGTTATTTATTAGGGTAATAGGATTGTTTTTGATCTTATATATACCAATGTATGTAATAACATTTTCAGCATATTTTTTAGGTGTAAATGATTATAATAAATTAAACATCAACTATGATAGTTATTTATTATTATTAAATATATTGACTTGGTTTCCTTTTGTCATTTTTACTGTTTTTACACTTATGTATATAAGTATTAGAAACAATAAAATAGCATTTGTAATTAGAAAAGGAGGAGAAGTAAAAAAAGTAATAATTTCTTTTGTGCTTGCATATTTCATTTTATCCATAATGGATCCATTTTACCATAACTTTAATTTGGAAGATGCCCCTATTTTCAAATTTAATAGCATTTCTTTTGAAGATATCTTTTTAGATCTGTTATTAGTTTTGATTATTGCGCCAATTTTTGAAGAATTATTCTTTAGGGATTTACTTCTTGTTCCTTTTTTAAAAAAGAACCAAATGCTATTAGGTGCTTTTGTCACATCCATGCTGTATTCTGTTAGTCACTTTTATGTGACAAATGACAATTATGATTTAGATTATTTATCTCTGATGAATTATTTTTTAATTGGCATTATATTTTCAATTTTACGAATTAAGTATGGAATATTGTTTGCCTTTTTAGCCCACTTTTTTTACAACTCTTTACTTTTATTAGACAATCTAGGAGTTGTAGATCTTCACTTGTTTCATTACATAGTTAATCATCAAGTCTATTGGTTAACTTATATTATTTGTGTCTCATTGGTTCTTTTTATTTGTGTCAAATTATTGTCCTCAGTAAAGTTTGATGCCAGAAATTTATCGACGAAAAAATAA